One part of the Runella rosea genome encodes these proteins:
- a CDS encoding phage tail sheath C-terminal domain-containing protein: protein MSLEEQLHQTKELLKEKAAPRPLTQTVQQLAKYGGFEFIKTIVDGTENMDPTKKARKSMFLEEEENKADRKKLKKRLQAVADLLTAHDNVADMIAEAEQKATSASETLKANLRNCLTQTEELERSYRSLALFFENTAEEKVKNLVLFDAGLEHTTDTDGFSNPTGIFEQVAKELRDNYDRFDLTNNYSLIVLPGWLKKNIIVDKWAELAHQNKVMMITDYRHLDSAEDVEAMFDRDKLTGSDPHKAHVMMPCNWVVGREANTEIGEEDHLFIPPSMALAGLLWGGNIAQPSAGLANGKLKMASGTRFTMRKNEVAQLENRGLIPLIYEWGRVVPQSAKTLFDGDNVGLQTYSVVRVFDWIGKIMQDFLNRRTFENIDNKMLEDIKKQISKFLAEIRGPGKIIEDYRGLEVKRNPEKPTHVIINVDLKPFFPAKVFAINMTGTKGNWDSELKQ, encoded by the coding sequence ATGTCTTTGGAAGAACAATTACATCAAACTAAAGAACTCCTAAAAGAGAAAGCAGCTCCCCGTCCCTTAACCCAGACGGTACAGCAACTAGCCAAGTATGGTGGCTTTGAATTCATCAAAACCATCGTCGATGGTACCGAAAACATGGACCCCACCAAAAAGGCGCGGAAAAGCATGTTTTTGGAGGAGGAAGAGAATAAAGCCGACCGCAAAAAACTCAAAAAACGCCTTCAGGCGGTGGCTGACCTACTTACGGCCCACGACAACGTGGCCGATATGATTGCCGAAGCCGAGCAAAAAGCCACGTCGGCGAGCGAAACATTAAAAGCCAACTTACGAAATTGCCTCACGCAAACCGAAGAATTGGAGCGCTCCTACCGGTCACTGGCTTTGTTTTTTGAAAATACGGCCGAAGAAAAAGTGAAAAATCTGGTACTGTTTGATGCAGGACTGGAGCACACTACCGACACCGATGGCTTCAGTAACCCGACGGGTATTTTTGAGCAAGTAGCTAAGGAATTACGCGATAATTATGACCGTTTTGACCTGACCAACAACTATTCATTGATTGTGTTGCCGGGTTGGTTAAAGAAAAATATCATCGTCGATAAATGGGCCGAACTGGCGCACCAAAACAAAGTGATGATGATTACGGATTATCGTCACCTCGACAGCGCCGAAGACGTAGAGGCCATGTTTGACCGCGACAAGCTGACGGGTTCTGACCCGCACAAAGCGCACGTGATGATGCCTTGCAACTGGGTGGTAGGCCGCGAGGCCAATACCGAAATCGGCGAAGAAGACCATTTGTTTATCCCTCCTTCCATGGCCTTGGCGGGCTTACTTTGGGGCGGCAACATTGCCCAACCGTCGGCGGGATTGGCTAACGGTAAACTCAAAATGGCCAGCGGAACGCGCTTCACGATGCGCAAAAATGAAGTGGCACAATTGGAAAACAGGGGCCTGATTCCGTTGATTTATGAGTGGGGGCGGGTAGTACCGCAATCGGCCAAAACCCTCTTTGACGGCGACAATGTAGGCTTACAAACGTACAGTGTGGTACGTGTGTTTGACTGGATTGGCAAAATCATGCAAGATTTCCTGAACCGCCGTACGTTTGAGAATATCGACAACAAGATGTTGGAAGACATCAAAAAGCAGATTTCGAAGTTTCTGGCGGAGATTCGTGGACCCGGAAAAATCATCGAAGATTATCGTGGTCTGGAAGTGAAAAGAAACCCAGAAAAGCCCACTCACGTCATCATCAATGTGGATCTAAAGCCCTTCTTTCCTGCCAAAGTATTTGCTATCAACATGACAGGCACCAAAGGCAATTGGGATTCGGAACTAAAACAATAA
- a CDS encoding AAA family ATPase, with the protein MTCFLQILDEGTLHDRLGREGDFSNAIILFTSNIGADWIVEQFGKGKIPASNDVLDLMTKHFRPEFLGRLTEIIPFSPITENAVINIFNIQLKPLVVLLEKQGITLTIEDEARKALALEGFTPKYGARPIRGVIRNRIRRPLSRMIVSGELSKGSSVTLKLNENGEFEWVK; encoded by the coding sequence TTGACCTGTTTTTTACAGATTCTGGACGAAGGTACGCTACACGACCGCTTGGGTCGGGAGGGGGATTTCAGTAATGCCATCATACTGTTTACGTCTAACATTGGTGCAGATTGGATAGTGGAGCAGTTTGGGAAGGGCAAAATTCCTGCCTCCAACGATGTGTTGGATTTGATGACCAAGCACTTCCGCCCCGAGTTTTTGGGTCGATTGACAGAAATTATCCCGTTCAGTCCGATTACGGAGAATGCAGTAATCAACATCTTTAATATCCAGCTCAAGCCGTTGGTGGTGTTGCTGGAAAAACAGGGGATAACGCTGACAATTGAAGACGAAGCGCGCAAGGCGTTGGCGTTGGAGGGCTTTACGCCCAAATACGGGGCAAGGCCGATTCGGGGGGTGATTCGCAACCGCATTCGTCGACCGCTGTCGCGGATGATTGTTTCGGGAGAACTCAGCAAGGGAAGCTCAGTAACGCTGAAATTGAACGAAAATGGCGAGTTTGAGTGGGTGAAATAG
- the tssD gene encoding type VI secretion system tube protein TssD — MAHKAEITIDSKKFEVLHCSYSLHQHVNPNTNETTSEVFGGNIDVTIETRNADAKIIELMVLPHKDDINGDIKFSNQKGEELRTIKFNHAAVVNFSETFSLSGSGTGSQSFTICARELDIQGQKLNLKRE, encoded by the coding sequence ATGGCACATAAAGCAGAAATTACCATCGACAGTAAAAAGTTTGAAGTATTACACTGTTCCTACAGCTTGCACCAGCATGTAAATCCCAATACCAATGAGACTACATCAGAAGTATTTGGCGGCAATATTGACGTAACCATCGAAACCCGTAATGCAGATGCCAAAATCATTGAACTGATGGTATTGCCGCACAAAGACGATATCAACGGTGATATCAAGTTTAGCAATCAAAAAGGTGAAGAACTACGAACCATTAAGTTTAACCACGCAGCCGTCGTCAATTTCAGCGAAACCTTCAGTCTTTCAGGAAGCGGCACAGGCTCACAAAGCTTTACCATTTGCGCTCGTGAGTTAGACATTCAGGGGCAGAAGTTGAATTTGAAACGAGAGTAA